TTGTCAAGGGTAATCAAAAGCATGCGAGAAATGCGGGAATTCACGCCAATTACTACGCCAAGCACGAACGGAATTTCTTTCAAGATTTTCTGCCGCAACATGTTCTATCAATAATTACTTGTGTATTTATTAAACTGGATTTGTTTGCTCCAGGAGGTAAACCCGAAGAACACTTCAGAAAATCAGCCCTTTGCGCGTTCACCGCTCCAGATTTGGAAAATGCTCTGTACCGCGTGACTTCTCTCAAGTTCAGTCCAAACGGTGAAGACATCCTAGTCAGCTACTCTGCAGATTATCTGTACTTGTTCAACGTGAATGTAATGAAACTGACTTTTGCTTTGACTTTCATTAATCTGACAATTTCAGGAAATCGCGTGCAACGCTCTGGACACATCAAGCAGCTCCTCAACCAGGAAACTAAATTCAAAGTCCGCTCCTCCGATAAAAAGACTGCGCCTCAGAGGTGACTGGTCAGACACTGGTCCAAATGCGAGACCTGAAAGTGAAGGTTCGTAACATTCCTGGCTTTCATATGGTTCagtcaaaaaataatcttttccaGAACAAATATCGCAAGTTCGGCCCACACTTCAGGCCACCCTGATGCAGAGGATGACCGACGTTCTGGCCAGAATGCTGAACGACCCGGCCACCAGGCTGGCTCTTGGTGGCGTCTCTGATAATCAGAGAGCAGACAGACCTATGGCTGCAGCAAGCCAGAGGTAGTAATGTCGATTTTGTTTTCTGATTTTCATGCTGGGTTAGTCGGCGATGTAAAAATTTTGggtttatttactttttaaacccttaaatattattctttttttaaattaaaaaaatcccccaaattttatttttacttcccaagcattttatatttaataaaaatagtgaGCATTCTAAGGTCCCAAATAGAGAACTATGTTGATATGGAGTGCATTTTGTATTGAATTCTCCTGCTGGAGGAAAATTACAgcagtgtttttattttcactttattgAATATCTTAGTATCACGGGTAATTTTGTGTTGAGAAGGgtggaaaattggaattgaGCTCCAATACCCGGCAGGGCAAAGCTTAAATGGATCCAGATAAAGCATAAGGACagtaaaatttactaattCAAGACATATTGTGGGGATGATTTTGGAAAGTAACGCAATTTTCTCGCAATATATCTTTTTGAATTGTGCTTCAaaactctttaatttaatcattattttgaatttttgtgctTAGTACATTTGttacaaataaatcagaaGACACAATTGGCTATCAAATGTAACCTTACTATGTTTGCTTGGTGttagtttgtttgaaattatgatatacaaaaatatgtcTTTGACTGTGTATATAAACCCAAGATATTATTTACAGCGAAGAGAACGCGATTAGTGAATCGGCACCTGTGCGAGAGTCCTCATCTCCGCTGCCTTCCTCCTCCTCAGCAGGCCCGTCAATGAGTGATGACAGAGATTGTACGAGTAGTTATTTTAACttcactcaattcaaaataatgtaaaaatacaaGTGAGCAGTTACAGGCAATATTGTATGTTGATTGGGCGGAACttatggtttttaaatttttgagtagtgcttaaatttatttcaagttaGAGGTAAGGAAATTCCAAGTTTGAGGCCTAAAAAGGGGAGATTTACTcttttttttcgtaatttcaTCCCCTGACAAAGTCTAAGAATGAAAGATGGACTGTAACTCTTGATCGAGTTGAgatatcattttgaaattttcgccactaaacttttcaatttacgaCAAATTTGTTTAGCTGCTTATgtatttactattttatttaaaacaaaattacttaaattaatttattttaccttgATTCAGCTGACGATCTCATAGACAGCGACGAGGAAAAAGTAGTAAACGACGATGTCGGCCTGCACCTCTCTCGCACTGATGTGATGACTCCGTGCGCGAGGCAAAAGTACGTCGGCCATCGAAACGCCCGCACCATGATCAAGGAAGCATCCTTTTGGGGAGACAATTACGTGATGTCAGGCTCAGACTGTGGTCATGTCTTCGTCTGGGACAAAAACACCGCAGAGCTGGTCATGTTGATGGAGGCAGACAAGCACGTGGTCAACAGCCTCCAGCCGCATCCCTACCTTCCACTGCTGGCCACATCTGGCATCGACCACGACATCAAGCTGTGGGCGCCGATGGCTGAGACGCCATTCTTTGACATACTGGATGCAGATAGAGTAAGTAACGTGACACTCTTCTAGCCGGCAGAAGGATTTTTATGTTGATATGGAGCCTTCATTTTTTAGGCAGTTGGCttgaaagaaaggaaaattcattCCTTTGTGTATTACGTCTCATTTAAGTGTCAAGTGAAGTAAGGCAGAAGTAGTGATTCAGagtttggataaaattttaatgtaattcGCTTGTAACTACAAGCAACAAAAACCTTTTATATGAATGTCTCCTGTTAAATGTTATTGATGGTGTCTCGCAAAGGATGAATGATGGAAACCTTGGTtctaagttaattttttagtgtGGCACTTTGGTTTACAGTTGAATCCAATATTAAAATGTCTCTTATTTAATACTGACATAACATAtcaaatttcctattttcaactaaatagtctgttttttgttttctaatttttacattttgtttcagctGATGGTTCGCAACAAGATCATGTTGCAGGAGACAAGGGACACAATCACAGTGCCTGCCTCGTTCATGATCCGGATGTTGGCCTGTCTAAACCAGATCAGGCGAGGTGAGTCCTAACAAGCTGTACTTGGCAATCAAACGACTAACTCGCCAGCTGAAAATATGGTTTTGTGATCACCTCTGGACTATTTGAGTTTTTCATGAATCATGCACTCTCCATTGTGATAAAGAAAACAACTCTTGTCTATATATTTGGGTGAGCTTGTAAAGAAGAGCTCaacttaaaatgttatatattttacttaaaataatgattttaatctgGTAACTTATCATTTATCAGTTTTCGTTTCATACATTGTAGTGAGAgcattgtaaatatttggctGTTTTAGAGGAAGTATTTGCAGtataatctttatttaatcGTCACATGATTTGATGATACATTAATTATCATTTGATATACATCTCGGTagactttaatttttcgtctTTGAGAAGCCTgatttaatggatttttttagaaacgtaaaatgttatattttacttaaaaatgattataacCTGGTAACTTATCATTTATTTAGGATTTTCGTTTCATAATTTGTAGTGAGAGCACTGTAAATATTTGGCTGTTTTagtggaaataatatttgcagTATAATCTTTATTTAACCGTCACGTGATTTGATGATGTACATATATTATTCTCTTTTGATATATACATCGGGgaacttgaaattttcgaCTGAGAAGCCTGATTTATTGGATTTTGTTTATGAAAAGCGTACCTTTAAGAAAAcgtttctattaaattaatgaaattatatatGTGTGATAGTTTCATCAAAGATGtttgataattattgcaactttgtaaaacaaataaatataataagacATTAGAATGAGTGGAGTTCTTTGTTTTCGCCTGCCAGAGATGCTTCACTAACTCCTGTGTTTGAGTGCTATAATTTCCCTCCATTTCGCATGAAGTGACTAACAAACAGAtggaaacataaataattgtttcgaATCAAGGCATTCAACACCTGTAAATGCCCATCTTTAAACTTCAGTTTTCGCATTTAAAATCTTGTCAAAATCATCCATGGGCAAAACCAAATTGgcgcaaaatatataattatttcacagGTTCGCGACCTTTGGCACGCCAGAGGAGACAAGCAAGTGCAGACCTTTCCTGAGCCCAACtgaacaataaaatgtttgcaacAACGTGTTTTCCCCAAAACACAAGTTTGTGAACAACTCTTCTGATACTCACTCCAACTATTTAttaacacaaataatttttatgtttgttcTTTAcaacattcaaattaattatgctaCATATTatgtcaatattattttatggctGTCGTTTTTCTGTTTACGCCCAGCCCCTTGTGATCGaataattagcaattttagAATCATGTACCTCCCCAATAGCagattagtttaaatttttattctttgacaaataatattatgctaTTTTGAGTATCATCGATACCAAACTGCAATATGGTcatgtattttttgtgtttaaattgtTCCTCTATGTAAGCGGACCgaaatttttgtgataaattatataatccTCTGTAATTTGCAGCATACAATTGGAtaaatgtttcaccaaaatgtgctttgaatattatttgtaaaataaatcataataacTTTGCAgatatttacattaaaaagcgataaattcaaattttacttacATTTTTGTCCTTTCTATTTTGAGTGTCAAACTTTGAAAACCCCTGCAATAAGACTCTAAAAACTGAAAAGTAAAACACGTAtggcataaattattataaataacttCTATGTCTatgacaattatttaatttagctaatttaatcaatatagTAACAAAGCAATAGTAATTCAGGTTGTGAGGAAAGATGAGGTATATCCATCACCGCCTGCTATAAGCACACTATACTTTGACGTGTATTTACGTTGATAAACAatgaattgttaaataaaattggttgaacttttttaaagtcaattttgacTAAAACTACATCAGTAGAGACACTGCAAAACATTTccatcaatataaaaaatgcgataaaaaacatttttccataaaaaataataacataacATGAAATTATGGaggtataatttatttcattgcatatttaatttattggaaaaatacaaaacccACAACGCgtgtgtaaaaaataatactttttgtTATAAcacatcaataaaaattcaataaattattaaaaaaattatatatgaactgtcttttcaaaccattttgtaagtattatttagaaagttttttttccgtctatttaaaatagtattttactAAATATATTCATATACTTTATCAAATATTCATATCCcggaaaaaaatcgagagagTAATATGAAACTTGTATTATAAAAGAGTCGTGGTCCTATGGCAGTGCTGAGAAATTTTGGTAGATATGTCTAACTCTTTCCTCCTTTCATCTTATtgtaattaaactaattaaataaggCAAAAGACAACCCGGTGCTAGAAGTCAGAAGCGGGAAGCGGGCTTTAGCGCAAACCATAAAATTACGCTCATGAAGTTCACTTGAGCACTAGCAGGTGGTGTCTGGATCTGGTCTGGATTGAGTTTACTCTCAATTTTCATTGGTCCAAGTTGCCGCGGCGCCCGCGGTGGCTCACGGTGGCTCccagtttgtttttgtttgcgcTGTGATGTGATGAGATGCTCTTTCTCACACATGGTTTCACTGACAACTACATAACTGTCTGACAGTCATTGGCGATAGTATAAGCGTTAGCGGAACGGTAGCACATGATTAGATTTTAGTCTTCCGTGCGTACTGCGACCTGCGACTGCTACGTACTCGCATAGGTTTTTATGTAGATACATGAGATGTTGCAGCATAATTGTTTCTGTCGAGAACGAGTACGAGCCATTGCGAAGTGAAGAAGCAACATTATCTGGTCTGCTGGAGTCTTGTTACATACGTCGCTAAATTGGTCTGTTACATTATATGACAGTCATCAGTCCAACCGTCTTATTTCTAACATTCTCATTCCAGACTAACTGCATAAAATTAGGAGACGGCCGAGGTTGACGCAGcatttgattcattttattgctgctGGTTTTTAAGGTAGATACTTATGTaatgtgttttgaaaatttttgttaaaagtaCATAAGTTTGTATACTatggaaaaattgcacttttcacCGCGACAAGTTTTCACCTCATATTAAGTATGAtacttaaatatatattattggaTTCTCATGTCGAGATGTGTACGTAAAACCTTGTGGAAGCTAATTTTTccatgataaataaatactctTGTTTCAAACTCGCAGAGAATCAAGATGGTTTGGCTTGGTAGCGGCGGTTACcagcacaaaaaaaaatattgacaaagggtcacaaatttttgcatcaaagagcaattttttaactaatattgTGGTCCATTTTGACTTGTGAGATATCGCTGCTGCCACAGCGATCAAAGCTCCTTAATAATGAATTGAAATACTAttcttgaaaagcaaaaaaaataattagacaaGAACAAGAGCTATATGGATATTTTAATGCCTGTGCACTTtataaattaagataaaatatcttgattaaattttaggtcGCTGCACATAACTAAAAAATGGCGGAAGTGAAAAGAGAAGTTCTTGAAGAGGGCTTGCAGCATGGCTTTTGGCGTAGATTGGTAACAAGAAACAGGGGGATTACTAAAGGAGGAGTTGACGTGTATGTCTTTTCACCAGATGGCACAAGATTCAggtagaattattttttacttagcGCATTTGCAGAGATCAATAAATGACCAATATTAACTAATTTCCTCTACCTTTTACCCAGGTCAAAGGTTGAACTTAGAGACTATTTGAGAGATTACAAAGGAGAGATGCCAGATGTAGATGAAGCATTCAAAAAACCTGCGCATGCACGAAGACCAAAGTTAATCAAGAGTGGAACtctaaggaaaaaattgaagcaaatgcAGCTCGTCTTCAAGGGAGAAGACACATACCAACTGGCGAACCACAAAGGCAAAAAACTGTCCACGAAGCAGGTGGACAAACTTGCTGGAGAGGTTGGATGGGGGATTGCCAAGGTGAAGCTCAAACTGATGGATCCTTCTAATCTGGCATCTAAAGATAACAAGACTATCAAACAAGAAGGTAAATACAGCCACAATTTGCGAgatttgatttgtttaaaGGTATGGTTTAtacaatattttccaatagTTTGCACAAATAAAGCACAGCTTTACTTTCAAACATTCATCTTAAACCAGCTATTAGAACGCACTCAGGAAAGTTCAATTTCTACATTGCTTTCCTGTCCAATTCTTGAATACATTTTCCTGATTTGTAATGTTCTTAGCTAAAACCCAAATTTCTGGTCCTGTTctggtttcaaattttccccttttttcaTACTTATAACagtgtttttagtttttaaccaTGTAAATTTACTGGTGGAACCAAATTGCCAGTTCGTAGAAGCTGATCAGTCATCTGTCACCCAAAATCCCGCAGCTGAGACTTTTTAAGGCAAAATTTATCTAGTGATATCTACAAACCACTCTTTGAGTACATTTTGCTCATAACTATATCCTACCTGTGAAGCTACgcgtttcataaaaattaatctaagaGACTGAGACTCTTAACTTCAAGAATATTCTTGGTAAAAGTAAacatacataataataatgcatttATTGCAATTATAGCCATTACTGAAAAAAttcctgattaaaaatttctagtcTTGCCAGGAAGAGCAGaaattgaagtttttatttccGGTTTTTGAATTCGCTGTCATGGAATGTCTCTATTTACAATTAGTTACATTAGCTTACATTCCCGCAATCAATTTCGTCACTTTTGGGATGAGACTTAAAGATAAGGGCAATGAGAATTcagtcttaaataatttaattaatgaaactcAACTTAATGTTTCTAATGTAAAACCTTTACTTATAACTTTTCATAAGTAACTGCACTATGCCAATCCAATCCTTTTCCTGCCAGTGTGAGTCGTGAGACAATCCCTTAAGATCAAACAGTCTTAAATAATGCtttattttgatgttttaatgAGTGCCTCATGTGCTGTTGAAACAGGAACGAGTCAAGATGGCGTCAAGAAGGAAGTTGCCAACAACTCACATGCAGAAATTCCCAAAGTGGGAAATGCAGGGTTGCAGCTCAAAAGATTGCATGGCACTGAGGATACCTCTGTAGGATTTTGGAACCTAGATCAAGTCGTCAAAAAAGAGACAAAAGAATTCAGCTTGACAGAAACTGGATTTATGACCCAAGAGGAACTTGATGCTCTTTTAGCCCAACGTAACAACTTTGAAATGGGTTAGCTTAGGGATTTaacttgttttaaatataatcagCGGTTTGTTTGACCTACAGAGCTTGTTGACAGTAACATATTTGCCAACCTTGAGGATTTTAGTGGGGGTGTTGAGGTACAAACTTCTGTAGTGGTAAACGGTGATGAACAGTTTGTGATTGTTGAGTTGCCGAGTCTTCCTGAAGGTAAAGATATCCACCCTCTAACTCTTGTATTGTTTGAATAAGTCCTGGAAACTTAATACCAAATGCACATATATATTATCTACATTTTTTCCAGAAGGAGAGGACGTATCTAGTGGATCTGCTAATGACACGAGTCATCAGTCAGAGATAGCAGATGAAACAGAGAATGAGGCTGGGCAATTGGAAACAGAACAATTAAAGAAGACTGAGGAAGAGGGTGAGCAGTTATCAACCAACCAACAGACTGCCAAAAGGCCATTCGATGAAGGCAAGGCCAATGCTAAGCAGTTGGTCACTAAGTCAAAAAATGAGCCTTTAAAGAAGATAAGACGAGCGTCTGTTGACCCTTCCAAATGCGACTTTAAGTACAACTCGCCGCTTGAAATCAAAGAAGGTATTGTTGCACTTGTAAATCTGGATATATGGACCCTTTCAAAGCCAAAGCAACCTTTAGTGCTCCCACTGCTTAGAAGCCTGAAGTATGATTAATGCTTACAAGGTTCCATTTTGAACCCTGTCATAATGATGGAAACTGACATGGAAACTCCTACGATTCTAAACCATTGATTTCTTGTAGCCTTTCCTGATGTGAACTACGTACAATGggggaaatttttgatttgtcaACATAGgagattatttgaaaatgtcacaaaaaagtgttaattgattcaaaaacatttttgtttggtatttaaaatttggtttgttgATCCTGTTAAATGAGACTAATCGATTAGATAATCTTTTTTGACgttaaggaaaattttcttggcTTTCCATTGATAATAGTATTGTTAACATTTTCTGAAAGCTGTCcaaattttctagttttccGAATTTGCACAGAAATTTTCTCTTATACCAAAAAGGTTACACAATTTCAGCAAACATCAAAGCCTAAGG
The nucleotide sequence above comes from Cloeon dipterum chromosome X, ieCloDipt1.1, whole genome shotgun sequence. Encoded proteins:
- the LOC135947168 gene encoding DDB1- and CUL4-associated factor 6-like, which gives rise to MSKMTSKNFFRNVRDLPYSQGHRDRANMYTSCKDSKDLLQRMQLSKALAVHEGCVNTLCWNSRGDCILSGSDDQRLVITDCFTHKIVAEQKTVHKANIFSAKYLAENDDSVVVSCSGEGLILVTDMTRKDMGQRSIFKCHYGTTYNVQTVPGDCNTFLSCGEDGTVRFFDLRQRSNCLQSSCNEDVIVSWEGAVTTMAVNQMRPFQLAIGCSDSTVRLFDRRMLVTKSAGGKPEEHFRKSALCAFTAPDLENALYRVTSLKFSPNGEDILVSYSADYLYLFNVNEIACNALDTSSSSSTRKLNSKSAPPIKRLRLRGDWSDTGPNARPESEEQISQVRPTLQATLMQRMTDVLARMLNDPATRLALGGVSDNQRADRPMAAASQSEENAISESAPVRESSSPLPSSSSAGPSMSDDRDSDDLIDSDEEKVVNDDVGLHLSRTDVMTPCARQKYVGHRNARTMIKEASFWGDNYVMSGSDCGHVFVWDKNTAELVMLMEADKHVVNSLQPHPYLPLLATSGIDHDIKLWAPMAETPFFDILDADRLMVRNKIMLQETRDTITVPASFMIRMLACLNQIRRGSRPLARQRRQASADLS
- the LOC135947167 gene encoding uncharacterized protein LOC135947167 isoform X1 — encoded protein: MAEVKREVLEEGLQHGFWRRLVTRNRGITKGGVDVYVFSPDGTRFRSKVELRDYLRDYKGEMPDVDEAFKKPAHARRPKLIKSGTLRKKLKQMQLVFKGEDTYQLANHKGKKLSTKQVDKLAGEVGWGIAKVKLKLMDPSNLASKDNKTIKQEGTSQDGVKKEVANNSHAEIPKVGNAGLQLKRLHGTEDTSVGFWNLDQVVKKETKEFSLTETGFMTQEELDALLAQRNNFEMELVDSNIFANLEDFSGGVEVQTSVVVNGDEQFVIVELPSLPEEGEDVSSGSANDTSHQSEIADETENEAGQLETEQLKKTEEEGEQLSTNQQTAKRPFDEGKANAKQLVTKSKNEPLKKIRRASVDPSKCDFKYNSPLEIKEVISDDESKQDEVKRKIDVFRVRVTDVKEKSASDLLTSYLNNQEYLQIKGKSKITNADTKKEDRDKKKAEWNMRDEPTPKERRKFGSRLGYRSRHGHYSSQVYGEVADADDRKSRKLKHGSSQNLVSKKHDDPKVDNDRVVQNGKLHHSSKSDHSKPAQEEGLKKQVGVSAEKKSGRSLSEDHKTKTRPSTPKPREKVEGGTERHFLDIQIQIPLKSPFNLIYESLATQPWKVIVSSYLVSRLNASKGYCIVRKFFDEFSSLDEMENVEALLNFFTGKKTIPVAERVAQELRLIAETLKDKSVTSLMDVPCIEKYTIEVFQIFCVGDWTKIQPESYDLECYVEWRRQQQL
- the LOC135947167 gene encoding uncharacterized protein LOC135947167 isoform X2 — its product is MAEVKREVLEEGLQHGFWRRLVTRNRGITKGGVDVYVFSPDGTRFRSKVELRDYLRDYKGEMPDVDEAFKKPAHARRPKLIKSGTLRKKLKQMQLVFKGEDTYQLANHKGKKLSTKQVDKLAGEVGWGIAKVKLKLMDPSNLASKDNKTIKQEGTSQDGVKKEVANNSHAEIPKVGNAGLQLKRLHGTEDTSVGFWNLDQVVKKETKEFSLTETGFMTQEELDALLAQRNNFEMELVDSNIFANLEDFSGGVEVQTSVVVNGDEQFVIVELPSLPEGEDVSSGSANDTSHQSEIADETENEAGQLETEQLKKTEEEGEQLSTNQQTAKRPFDEGKANAKQLVTKSKNEPLKKIRRASVDPSKCDFKYNSPLEIKEVISDDESKQDEVKRKIDVFRVRVTDVKEKSASDLLTSYLNNQEYLQIKGKSKITNADTKKEDRDKKKAEWNMRDEPTPKERRKFGSRLGYRSRHGHYSSQVYGEVADADDRKSRKLKHGSSQNLVSKKHDDPKVDNDRVVQNGKLHHSSKSDHSKPAQEEGLKKQVGVSAEKKSGRSLSEDHKTKTRPSTPKPREKVEGGTERHFLDIQIQIPLKSPFNLIYESLATQPWKVIVSSYLVSRLNASKGYCIVRKFFDEFSSLDEMENVEALLNFFTGKKTIPVAERVAQELRLIAETLKDKSVTSLMDVPCIEKYTIEVFQIFCVGDWTKIQPESYDLECYVEWRRQQQL